Genomic window (Pyrus communis chromosome 13, drPyrComm1.1, whole genome shotgun sequence):
ATAGCTGCTATTGCATTGTCATGCAAAACTTCACGCTTATTGGTGGTTAATTGTAGGTATATGTGACCATTGTCTTTTCAATTGGTAAAAAATCTTCTCTAACTTCTGAAAATTCATGGTCAGCATTGAAAAGAAGTGTGATTTGTTCTTGGCCATCATATTTCAAATCAAAATTGGTTCTGTCATGAATAATTTAAATGATCAGTTCTTTTATTTCAGAgcaatattttttctttatcgGTTTATGTAGATCGCGTAACGTTCGATAGTTGATGGATTGATGCCTAGAATCCTACTACTAATTTTGGGCTACAGGCTTCACCATTATTTACAGCAGAGATGTTGTTTTGAGATTAAGAGAATTTCACTTCTGCATGAACTTTGTGCACTTTGAAATCTTTATTTTGGGCTCATTCTTATAACATCTTtggaaatatttcaaaacttgaCTCCCTTTTTCTTAGTCATGATTGCTATTATCTTTTTAACCGGGTCATGAGAAAAGTTAGGGTAAGCATGTACGAGTATCAGCTGGAAAGCATGTTTGTTCACCACATGAGGCGGATAATTGTTCAGCTGTATATGGATTTGCTTTTGTTGGACTGTGCTGCTTTAAAGTTCTGGATTGGTGCTATCAGTGAAAATGCCCCCCCTGTGCTGCGTTGGGGACTTTCTTGATTCAAGTATTATTCACttggttttcttattttcttacaagttttcatttaaaaaaaaaaaattgcttcattCATATGCATTCTATGTTGCTAGCTACTGgggtttacaatttttttactttttgctttttatttttcctcctCAGGTAATATTTTCCTTTTACTGCATATTGTATCTTCTGTTTGGGAGTGCCTCTGTTTTTTTAACTTGCTGAGAATGCCTCTGTCAAAATTTTAAGGGCCTTTCTTTGTTTCATCCaatcattttcttcaatttctatGTCCAACTatgaagcattttttttttattgatataaaGACCTTTTCTTTCTCCAATTATGCCTCTGTCAACTCTTTTTGATTTAAATGCACTCATTTAGCACTCACATTTTTCTGATAGAGTAGatgaaaaagagggaaacatAGCACTCACATTTATCTGATAGAGTAGatgaaaaagagggaaacatGGATTATATATGCGCCTTCACTTTGTTTTCTTATACGTCCTACTGTTATGAGATTAAATTTAACAGACATCCATACTAACAGCTTCGGTTTTCAAATTTGTAGAAACCAGCTGTGATCTGTTGCAAGAAAGACTCAGAAAAGAAAATACCTCTACATACCGAAGATTATGTCCAACTTTAGCATGCTTGAAACAGGTATGCTATGCCATCAGCTGCTTCTAATTTTGTAAACAGTTAATACTATCTTAAAATTGAAATGCCAATGATTCGAAGCTCATGACTGAATTATTATAGTTCTGTAAGATTTATTGAATACTTTTTTTCAAGCTGTCTCTCGCAGCGGAATCACCGCCACCAACAGCTATGGCTGCGCAGTTCGTCGTCGTCCAGTAGTCCTCCGAAATTCAACTCTCTCTTTACTCTCTCCGACTCAGTGCGTCTCTATTCTTCCAGGTACACCCATATCTATATCCCAAACGACTCTTTATATGTATCTATTTGTTAGAGAAGGCTTTTGCCCTTTGGGTTCAATTTTATCTGCTGTCTGTGTTGGATTTGATGTCTTCTCAGTCCTTATTTTTTTATCCAGCAATGGAGCTTGCATTATCACTTGAGAAATTGGCAAATGAAAGCTGCTTCACTTGCAGAGTGTAAAACATTCATTGTTATTGTATGATGTCTTCTTAATATAAGATGATTAGGTGTAGGTGATTATATTTTGTACCAGTAACATGGGTTGGTTGTTgttatgaattaacaattatGTGATCGTGAGACAATTGTGCAAAGATAAAGTATTGGATTGCTGTTTGGTGTGGGTGCAAGTTGTGCCGGATTAGTACTTTGGAGCAtcatttttgaaaaatcataTGGTCAAGTCAGAGAAAAATGTTAGTTACTTGCTTATATACTGTAAGGATGCTTGGGCTGGTATATGTATTTCCACATATTGTATTGGCAGCCACAAACATTTGTGTTTTATCCGGCAGTGTGATGCCATTTTTATCCCAACAGGTTCTGGAAGTGATCTCTGTTTCTGTTATCAAATGTGTGTagtttcctattttttttcttcttttggctgGAAAGTAATGGAGAAGATAAAATTTGAAAGACACAGTTGTGGTAATCCTTGAGATAAAAGTAGATGATCCAAGTTTTACTACATATATTTCAAGGAATTAATGTTGGATGCAAAGAACAATGTTACAGTTTCACCATCATACGTCCAAATATTGTAAGTTTGGGACTTAACCTAAGGTGTAGTTAGCAAGACCACTTACAAGTTAtaaatgtttggtttttttttttttttttttttttttttggggggggggggggggggggtgggggggggggaagcAGTTGAAAAACTTGATATCACCTTTGCATTTGTATGTTATCAATGTAAAGATTATTCTTTTGATCAGTTAGATGTCAGTTTTATAATCAATGCTTTGGTTAACTATAAATCCACACACCGTTTTCATAAGATTTGTTTTTCTGCCAACATGTTAATTTTGCTCAATGATAATGCCATAATTGGaatattttttatagaaatgatgTAATGGGTTAATCTGAAATTTTGAACTGAACTCTTACATGACTGCTATTGCACATGCTCCTCTTTTTTGGTTgttgggttttatttttatttcattttttggtaAATGCAATTGTTGGTTTTGCAAAGCACTGACTTCTATCTTATTTTTAGTTCTCTATGCATGTAGTTTCACCTTTTTTGATCTCGAGTATCTGGTTGGTTTTATTTATCAGGCCCAGGGTTGTGATTCTGGATGCTGACATGATTAACCACACTTGGTGCGGAGAAATGCAAGCATGTTGCAGCGTATTATGGGTATATTGCTACtacttttttttcctcctttctgTAAATGATACTAGATTTTAACCAAGATCAGATTGTATCAAACAAAAGCATTGTTTTCCAACTGGTATAAAACAAGATTCTTTTCCACCAAAAAAAGACTAGGTATCCATATTGTATCGTTATTTTCTTTATAGTATAAACCTGTTGAATCAACcatagaattggttttggagTTTTCGTTTGATCAGAGAgtgttttttttgggtgaaagtTTTAATCAGTGAGACTCGGATGAAAatggaagaatttctctaagaatcaGACCCTATGCATTCTTACTGTTTAATGCTGAGAGTTTCTATTCTGTTATATTATAATGGAACCAATGCAGGTTTACTTCGACTACATGAGGAGCTTcagagttgaatttgatgagttTTTTGAGGAAGGAATGATATCAGAAATTGAAGTTGGATTAGGTCCGTGTGGAGAGCTATGGTATCCTTCTTATCCTGAACGGCATGGTTGGAAATATCCTGGTATTGGTGAATTCCAGGTACCTTAACAAATGGTGATCCCTCTTTTCATTAGTGGCATGCATAATAGCTAGGGACTGACAGTTATTTATAAATGTTTAAGTTAATAGCCCTTCATTCATCTGTGGTTATGACCTTAAGCCTGTAGctcatttgattttttactTCTATCTGAACTTTGAAGTAGTTCTCTGATTCAACCTGGTTTAGTCGATCCCCTTTTGTCGCGATGCCAATTTACGGTTCTTATCATGTAAATTGGTTGAATGTTGCTTCTGTTTCTTATGAAAACAGAGAATTTTTTGCAACCACGTCTTTTGTAATCAAGAACGTTCAATTTTGTCCTGTTAATTGTACAATGTCTTTTCATATCAGCTATGTTGAATGTTTATAAAAACCAAGCTGCTTATCTTACCGACCCCTTTCACTCATCTATTCCTCTGTCCGTTCATggttatgtttaatttattcaggTTAAATGTGTCTTATTCATGCAGTTTAGGCTGGTGCATTCAAGTCCCGCAGCAACACGCGTGCATATTTTCTAGTTATTACCAAATCTCTTATtctttaaacaaacaaaaaataaatttttttttttaaggatttaTCAAATTGCCGGTTTGGTAAGTTAATTCAAGTGGTTCGGGGTTAGGCTCCtttagaaagtgtttttaaataattaaaagcgcttttgaaaaaaatgtttttcacaACAACCCTTACCCTATGTTTGggtgaagaaatttaaaattactaaggaatttaaaaatgacggaaattgaaatgacgagattttattttctagaatttgtaaatttttttgtttggtaaacCTAGaataacaatggaattgaatacggaatttgttatttttaaactcaattgaaaaatgacacctatttacatggaatttgaacttaGGATTTTGAGGtctcaaattccaagtttttttttccacgcagaaattctaaatttctatgtttatgaatccaaacaaaagAATCGGTgtctgtcaatttataaattctgacttttaccaaaattctatgtttatttccctcatccaaacaatGTGTTGGTAAAAATACAAGTTAATCATCAAAAAGCACATGACTAAAGGCACCAATCATGAGCTTCTTATAGGAAGTACtgcaagtgcttttgaaatccaaaaataatttttgaaatacgctttcaattatttaaaaacacttttcaaACAAGCCC
Coding sequences:
- the LOC137711881 gene encoding uncharacterized protein, producing the protein MPPLCCVGDFLDSKTSCDLLQERLRKENTSTYRRLCPTLACLKQRNHRHQQLWLRSSSSSSSPPKFNSLFTLSDSVRLYSSRPRVVILDADMINHTWCGEMQACCSVLWVYFDYMRSFRVEFDEFFEEGMISEIEVGLGPCGELWYPSYPERHGWKYPGIGEFQVP